The following is a genomic window from Pedobacter sp. KBS0701.
CAGTTACACGGGCTTTAAGCTCTGACAAATGAAAAGGCTTAACCAAATAATCATCAGCACCAAGATCAAGCCCCATCAGTTTATCATCCAAAGAGTGGCGTGCAGAAATAATAAGTACCCCATCTCTTTTTTTTAGTTGTTTAAGCCTGGTTAAGAGCTCCAGCCCTTCTCCGCCGGGCAAGCCTAAATCCAAAAGAATACAATCGTAATTGTAAAGTGATATTTTTTCATTGGCAGCAGCAAAATCTGAAGCATGCTCGCAAATGTTACCTTCTCCTGTAAAATAGACAAGAATACTCTCTAATAAAGCCCGTTCATCTTCAATGACTAAAATTTTCATTGGTTAATTATTTCTTTACGCATAAAGTAATCATTAAAACCGGAAAATTAAAAATACGATTACGATCCAGGTAAAATCATTGTATCTATTTCCCAATAAACACGGCAATATTACCAATTAATCCTGAAGGAAAACTGTAGTATAAAATACAGTTTTTGGGCTTTTATTGATCAATTTTTATTTGATTATGTAATATAGGAGAAGCTAATCTTTAAGCAGCAACCTACATCATTTATTAACATAGCATTAATAAATCATTAAATATAATACTTTAATAATATCTTTAAGCCTAACCAAACCTTCAGGATTTCTTCAGAATTGAAAACTACCTTCGCCAATCACTTAACAACTAGCAGGTAAAATTCAAGCTTTGGATCCTTCATTAATTATGAGCATTAAAGAAAAAACAAATAGTTTACTACGCCACAGGTTTGGAACAGTTTTTTTAGTTATCGCACTATTGTGTAGCATTTCGTTGATTACCAGAGTGGCCCTGTTAATTTATAGTGCATCTGCTGTTGATTGGTCTATCTTGAATCTCCTTAAAATTTTAATCATTGGATTATTTTATGACCTTGCTGCTGCATCTTTTGCGGTAATTCCCATTGTAATTTACTTATGGGTGCTTCCATCCAAGTGGTACGCCAGCAAATTCAACAGAATACTGTTGTTCATCTACTTTTTCTTTGTTGTTTTCACCCTTATTTTCAATGCCATTTCAGAATGGTTCTTCTGGGAAGAGTTTTCGGTCCGTTACAACTTTATAGCGGTCGATTACCTGGTGTACACTACAGAAGTTATTGGAAATATCCGCCAATCGTACCCAATTAACAGTATTATGATAGGCCTGGTTATATTAACCTTGTTAATTGTTTATTTGTTAAGAAAGGCCATCACTATATCTACCACCAATACAATTGGTTTTGGTAAACGCACCAAAATTGCTTTGATTCTTTTGTGCCTGCCAGTGCTTACTTATTTTGGGGTAAGCCATAGATGGAAATACCACAGTAAAAATCAATATGTAAATGAGCTTTCGGGCAATGGCATGTACGATTTCGGATTTGCTTTCTGGAATAATCAACTGGACTATAATACTTTCTATAAAACGCTTCCGATCAAAAATGCAGAAACCATTTTGGGCAATTTGCTTCAACAGGATACTATTGCAAAAGGAGTATTTAAAAATACGTCCAGAACCATCAGTAACGCTGGTACTGAAAACAAAATGAATGTGGTATTGATTAGTGTAGAGAGTTTAAGTGCTGAATTTTTGGGCACATTTGGTAATACACAGCATATTACTCCCCAACTCGATTCCCTCGCCAAACAAGGTCTGCTTTTCAGTAACTTGTATGCTTCGGGAACACGTACAGTACGTGGTTTAGAGGCACTATCGCTTTGTATCCCACCTACACCGGGCCAATCCATTGTAAAACGTCCTGATAATAAAAACCTGTTTACCCTGGGTAGTGTATTTCGTTCTAAAGGCTACAACAGCAGGTTTATTTATGGTGGTTATGGATATTTCGATAATATGAATGAGTTTTTTTCTAATAATGGTTACCAGGTAACAGACAGAAGTGCACTTCAGGATTCAGAAATCCATTATTCTAATATATGGGGTGTAGCCGATGAAGATTTATTTACGCTTTCGTTACGCGAACTGGATAAAGATTATAAAAACAAGAAACCTTTTTTCGCACAGATTATGACGGTTTCGAATCACCGCCCCTATACTTACCCCGAAGGAAGGATTAATATTCCATCACACACTGGTAGAGAAGGTGCAGTTAAATATACCGATTACGCCATCGGTAAGTTTATTCGCGAAGCAAAACAGAAACCCTGGTTTTCGAATACACTATTTATCATTGTTGCCGATCACTGTGCTTCGAGTGCTGGTAAAGTACAGCTACCAGTAGATAAATATCATATTCCAATGATTTTTTACAGCCCGGGACACATCACACCAGGCAAATTCGAGAAACTTACCGCACAGATTGATATCGGCCCAACTATTCTCGGTTACCTGAATTTCAGTTACAACAGTAAGTTTTTTGGTCAGGATGTGTTTAAAATGAAAGACAGTGATGAAAGAGCTTTTATAAGCACTTACCAGAGTTTGGGTTACATTAAAAACAATACCCTGGTTATTCTCGACCCGAATAAAAAAGCAGCTACATATAAGCCCGATTTCATCACTGGAAACGCCCTGGCCATACCAGCAAACCAGAAATTGATTAATGAAGCCATATCCAATTATCAAATGGCATCGTACCTTTATCAAAATGGTTTGTACGGATTTGAGTCTGAAAAGAAACCCTGATAAATTTTACCATGAGCATAAATATTGGGTTGTTGATCTGGAAAGAGATGAAGGCAAAATCGATGAGTAGAGAACAACTTGCCGGCCAAATAAGCATTAGCAAACACCGGGTAGATACTTTATTAAAATCGACTTCGATAGATACCAGTTTATTAACACGGATCTCCATTGCACTTGGCATTAATTTCTTCGATTACTACCGTAAAGACGAAGATTTGGCTCAATTTGAAATCGATATCCTTGTACAAAGTGATGAGGAGTTAAATAAGCTCAAAAATTTAATCAAAGAAAAAAATAAATTGCTCGATCTTTACGGGGAAACCATTAAAAGCCAAAAGAAGATTATTGATGCACTCGAAAACTTTCGAAAACATTGACAATTTTTTATAACATATTTCGTTAAAGCATCTCTCTAAATCCATAACATCCGTACTAAGGCGCCAACCCCTGTTTGTAAAAGTGACACTTTACTGGAGCAGTAAACCATCAATTAACTGCCGCTTCTTCTCTTTTCATCAGCGTCACCGCGGCTTCGTTCTTCGGTCTGTCGGATTTTTGTATTGCCAAATCGCCAATTGAAACTCAGGGAAACACGGCGGCTCTCAAAAGTACCGAAATCAGTATACTGTAAATTACCGAAGTTAACGCTCGTATATTGACGCTGGGTTTTAAAGATATCACTGATACCGATCCGCACTGAAGCCTGATCATTGAAAAGTTTACGGCTGATACTTGCACTGGCATTGGCGCTGCTTTGTTGCTGATAGATCAGGTTTTGCGAAGCAGAAGTGTATCGACAGCTCAACTGTAACTGGTATTTACTGAACAGGCTAATACGCTGACTGCTGGAGAATTGGTAGCGCCATTTGCCTTGGTCAAGTTTACCCTGGAACAATTCTCCAGAAAAGTGATCGTTGCCGGCATTGAGCTTATTCAACATATTCCACCACTTAGAGATTTTCACCGGGAAGTTCAGGTCGAAATTCAATGTAGTCATTGTACCGGCATTAGCCGGCATTTCTACAAGGATATTGCCTGACTCGCGATAAACAGTATTAAAGTAATCAGCCGCTCGGCTCAGAGTACTGATCAGGGAGATCCTGTCATCTAAAGTATAAGTCAACTCAGCCTGGTCATTGCACTGCACGCGTAGCTGAGGGTTACCCGTTTGCTGGTTGAGTGGATCAAGCACATAAGAAAAAGGTTGCAGATCGCTGTAATCCGGACGTTTGATCCGGCGGCTCAGCGACAAGCGAAAATGATGTTTGGAGCCTGGTGAATAAGTAAAATACGCTGAAGGCAATAAGTTAATGTAACTTGTATCAGGCTTAGTGATTGAACTGGTTTCTCCTTTGGCTTCTGTTTGTTCTGCCCGCAGTCCCAATTGCCAGCCCCAATTTCTCTTAGATTGTGTTAAACTGGTATATACTGCAATGATATTTTCATGGTAATGAAAGAGGTGTTCGTTCTGGGTATTATTGGTTTGTAAACCAGCAATCTTAAGACCTGATTCGATCTTGAGTGTATTTTTCCAGGAATGTGTATAATCGGCTTTAATGGTGCTGATCCTGATCCCAGTAGTCGTTTGATAGTTCAGCTGAGGTTGTAAAGTGGTCATTAATGCAATACTGCCATCTTTGTAAAAATCGGCTCGATCCAGGTCAACAGTCAATTCGGTACCCAGCGTATCGCTATACTGATAGTTCAGATTATAGGTGTTCCAGTGTCGCACGCTAAGATTACAGCTAGTGGTTTGATAGTTGTTAGCACCTTGTTGCGAATAAGTATTATAGCTGTCCGTATTCGTACTGGACTCCCGCTCAATGATGCCACCAAAAGTGTTATTGCGGTTGGCCACATAATCGGCGGTTACACGAAAAACCGGGTCGCTCCATTTATCCAGACTGCTGGTTTGTTGATTGATCATATCCGGGTATAGCTGTCGGATTTTCGTATTTTGAGTCAGATAACCCCCAGTATGCCAGGCACCATAACCGCTGATTGCTAATTTCCCTGCATCATAATTTAATAAGCTGGAGAGGTCTGTCCAATTGTGGTTACTTTGCGAAGTGCTATAGTCTACATTGCCTCCACCCCCCTTAGCAACCCCATTGGTTTTGATATTAATAATTCCGGTATTGCCATTTACTTCATATTTAGCAGGCGGATTACTGAGGAATTCTACCTGTTTTATACTGCTTGATGGCATAGCCTTCAACATTTTGGCCAGATCGCGCGCAGTCATCCTCACCACTTTATCATTGATCATCACCTGTACTTCAGACTTGCCGCTCATCTGGATTATATCTTCATTATCACTTACCGTTATACCCGGCGCCAGGTTCACAATATCCAGTCCGTTGTCGGCCAACTTCCTAACCTTCTCATTGACACTGATCACCGTACGATCGGTTTCCTGGCGAATGATAGGCTGGCGAGATATTACGATGATCTCTTTTAATGTATTTGTGTCAGGACTGAGTTGGATCATCATATCTGACCTTAAATTTTTTAAAGTGTCTGTCAGAAATCCTGTATAGGTAATGATCATATAGTCTGCAGTTCCGTTATAGGTGAAACGTCCCTGATTATCGGTCACTGCAATTTTAACTGTTTTAACAGCCTGGTATAATCTGATAACGGCGCCGGATAGCGGTTGTTTTTTCTCATCATTTACAGTACCTGTGATTTGGGCTATTGCATTCAGACTGCAAAAAAGAAATAAATTGAGTAGAATTGTTTTCATATCCCAAAAGTCACTTGCTCATTAAGGCAGGTCGCTTCAAAATATGATTTGGCACTACTAATCTTTTGGATAATCCTTTGGACTCATACCAGTCTCCTTTTTAAAGGCACGATTAAAGGTAGATTTGGAATTGAAACCCGCATCGTAGGCCACTGCCAGCAAGGTGAAATTTTGATATTCCAGCTGTTTCAAGAGACGGATTACTTCCTTGACCAGATAACGGTTCACATAATCACTAAAATTTTGACCATAGGTTTTATTGATGACCTTACTCAATACAGAAGCATTGGTTCCTGCCTTTTTAGCAAGTTCGGTCAAGGTTAATTCCGGTTCCAGATAAACCTTTTGGACATCCATCAGTACTTCGATACTGGCTATCCATCCCAGCATCCAGCTCTGGTCTTCAACTGTGCGAATAGGTTCTTCTATCAGTAAAGGTTGATAAGTAAGTAGCAAGGATGGCTCGAAATTCAGCTTAATGATCGGCTTGGCCGAATAGGCACTGATTGCCATATAGTAAGTAATGATCGCGAAAGCAAAGAAATAATACCACGACCTGATGTAAAACAGGTTAATGAATAAACCCAGTAAATGTTCCGAAAAGAGCAAAATGGTCAGGACGGCGAATGCATATAGGAAGTTACGCAACCATTTAAAACTTGCCGCATCGGCAAAAGAGAATTCGTACCATGAAAAAACAACATACTGCCGATAATAGCGTATGGATAGGACTAAATAAACTATTAAGCTGGCTGACCAGCCCCAGTTATACCAGCTATCAAAATCCGGATCCGTTTCCCCATTCTCCAGGTAATAATGTCCTACAATCAACTTATCCGTAATCACTTTAATTAAAGCCCAAATGATGTAGAGTATTCCGGGTGTAAAATGCAACCAGTCGCGTTTTTGCAAACGGTATTGCACATTGGTCAGGCTTTTTAGATAAAGATAAAGCAGCGGACCAAAAAATAGTGTATGGATGAATGGCGTATAAAATAAGATTTCGCGATAAGGCTGCGTATCATACCAGCCCGCAAATCCAGACATCCATGGAAATATAAAAAGCGCAGATAAAAAAACAAATGTACCTAATAGCCTGTCAGATAAACGCTCCTGCTGGTGTCCGCGTTTCCAAAACAAAAAAGCATAAACCACTAGATGCGTGAAAAAAATGAGTAAAAGCGAACTACGCAGGCCAAATTGGAAAAGCATGAACGAATATACAGGAATTGAAAGGCAAATCACAGTCTAACTGTTTTAGCCACAAAAAACTTATGATGAATCATAAGAACACTGCTTTATTTAAAGATAAAAATATATAACACAGACTGTTTAACTGGGATTTTAAATGAATCAAATCCATTTTTCCATTTTATCTTGCTATGATTTCCAGAATTTAGTTCTTTTTGAAGCAACTATAAATTGCTGATTTTCTTTGCGAACTCTTTTCTCTAAAAAATCATCAATCAGAATGATTGATGCTGCAGCATTAATATTTCCCGATAGCCAGAAGAATATGGGAAATGATTATCCGATAAACAGCATCACCTACGCAGACTCGCGGAATATACGTTTGTGTTAGGATTGATCCACCTTAATATTTCTTCGGCGTTCCGAATTTATCTCAAAGGTGACGAGCCCTATGATACGATTTATACTTCAAAGCAACTACTGGTTACGATCAATGAGGGGTATAAGCAAGTTTATCATTACCTGAATGTCATTGATGGCGAACTGGTGGACGATAAACGAAAGCAATCTTACTGGGTAAAGGATATGGGTCGACTGGTTAGCAAGGAGATTCAGGGGATAATAAATAACTATAAATCAATTACTTTTGCACTAGATGATTATGATAACCTACAGCTGAAGCAAATGACCAAACCTGGAAATCTGGCCATTCATTATGACAAAAATGCTTAGAAGGTATAGGAGCCTTTATTTTATGCGGAAATCGAAAGATTGTTATCGAAGACGAGTTGCGAAAAAGCTGATCAGAAGATTAGGCCAGCCAGTTTGCCCTGGAACAGGTAGTCACTTTAAAGCGAAATGGGGTGACAGCTTAAATGCGGAACGACTTGCCATTTTTGCCAAAATGCCCAGTGTAATTAGCCATCTTTTTAAAAACCTCAATTTTCGGGATGAAAAAGCTTTTTTTCGGGCTAGAACAATAGGCTCAAAATGATTCAAAGCCTTATGATATTTATATTTTAGAGTATCATAATTCTAATCCTATGACCAAACACTGTCCTGTATTTCTTTTTCTCCTATTTACTGTTTTTGTGAATTCCGGAAAAGCGATGGCTCAGGACGTACAGTTATCAGGAACAGTCGTCGGATCGGGGCAAAAGCCTTTGGATTTTGTTACGGTATCAGTTTTAAAAATTGATTCCCTCCATCAACTCAGACAAACATTTAGTAACGAGAAAGGCTTTTTTTCCTTAACAATCCCACGAGGAGATTATGTATTATTATTGAAACAGGTAGGGCGGGAGATATTCAAAAAAAGAATGGTGCTCAGCGACAATACTGATCTTGGTCAAATTAATGTTGAATCACCTATCCAGCTTAATGCCATAACCGTCACCGGTCAGAAGATACTTATTGAACGAAAGGTTGACCGCCTGGTTTTTAACCTTTCTAATTCTCCGGCATCATCTGGCATTAGTGGTTTTGAGGCATTAGCCATGACTCCGCTCATTGATACAAGAGATGAAAATAGCCTAAAAATCGTTGGCAAAAGCCAGGTAGCGATGATGATTGACGGTCGGTTGCTACCGCTTCAGGGAGAAGACATCGTTAATTATTTAAAATCTCTAAGATCTGACAACATCGAGAAAATTGAAATTATTACAGCTCCCCCCTCAAAATATGATGCGGTAGGAAATTCGGGAATTATTAATATTATCTTAAAAAAAAATAAAAATAAGGGTCTTAGCGGAACAGTTAGCAATACTTATTCACAACGTAAATATGGATCAGACAATATAAATACCACACTTAACTACCAAACCAATAAATTGGGAATTACAGGAAATCTGGGTGTCAATTATGATAAAGCAATTCCCTACGAAAATTTTGATATCAAAAATGCTGATAACGAATACTTATTGCTGCAAAAAAATGACCGAACGGATATTAAGCATGACTATGTTATCAGCTTAAACACAACCTATACAGCTAGCAGTAAATCCAAATTATGGGTTTCTTATGATTTTCGGCCCCGAAAATCAGATATCGAAATTTCAAGTTCCGCGTATTATCCCGCAACATCTGTAAAAAACGATTCATCGATCTTAACAAACGTTCAAAGAGAACGAAAAATCCAATCACATATAGCCAATATCAATTATGAGGTTAAAATTGGTAAAGACAGTTCAGAAAGGAAACTATCTTTATCCACAAATTATCTTAACAATTTCAAAAAGGAGCCGAACTATTTTGAGATTTTAAACAACCCTCAATTTAACTTTACTAAAACCGATAATGATGTCAGATATCAAATATGGTCTGGCCAATCAGATTTGAACCTGCCGAATAGAGTTGTAAATGTTGAAACAGGCGTAAAGTTTACTAAAATCGAAAACAGTCTTTATCAGGATTTAAGTACCAGCTTAAACACTGCGACCCAATCAAATAACTTTGCCTATGATGAGAAAATTTACAGCGCTTACCTAACTTTGGCTAAGAAGGTAAGCCAACAACTTGAAATTAGCAGCGGTTTAAGGTACGAAAATTCCCAGGTTGATTTAGTGCTGGGTGAAAAGATCAAAAAGTCTTTAGGTTCGTTCTTTCCCTCTTTCTATATCACCTATACAACAAAGGAGCATGGGGTTTATTCCCTGAATTATACCAAACGAATTAACCGGCCAGATTTTCAATCATTAAATCCATATAAATTGTTCACCAATTCAAACGTGTATTCTGTCGGCAATCCGCTTTTAAATCCGTCGATCAATCATAATTTTGAGCTTTCTTACTCTAAAGACAATTTTTCGATTAACGCATTTTGGCAATATGAAAAAAATGGATATTCAAGCATTTTCGGCTTAGATGCTGCAGGAGACAATTACACCGCGATTGATAATTTCTTCAACAAGAGTAGTGCAGGACTTTACATTACTTATTACAA
Proteins encoded in this region:
- a CDS encoding response regulator transcription factor, whose translation is MKILVIEDERALLESILVYFTGEGNICEHASDFAAANEKISLYNYDCILLDLGLPGGEGLELLTRLKQLKKRDGVLIISARHSLDDKLMGLDLGADDYLVKPFHLSELKARVTAIIRRKNFDGANVIIFNEITVDVSAMKITVKGNQVFLTKKEFDLLVYFLSNRNKVVTKNAMAEHLWGDEMDLSDDFDFIYTHVKNLRKKLLEAGAADYLRSVYGIGYKFGDV
- a CDS encoding LTA synthase family protein, with the protein product MSIKEKTNSLLRHRFGTVFLVIALLCSISLITRVALLIYSASAVDWSILNLLKILIIGLFYDLAAASFAVIPIVIYLWVLPSKWYASKFNRILLFIYFFFVVFTLIFNAISEWFFWEEFSVRYNFIAVDYLVYTTEVIGNIRQSYPINSIMIGLVILTLLIVYLLRKAITISTTNTIGFGKRTKIALILLCLPVLTYFGVSHRWKYHSKNQYVNELSGNGMYDFGFAFWNNQLDYNTFYKTLPIKNAETILGNLLQQDTIAKGVFKNTSRTISNAGTENKMNVVLISVESLSAEFLGTFGNTQHITPQLDSLAKQGLLFSNLYASGTRTVRGLEALSLCIPPTPGQSIVKRPDNKNLFTLGSVFRSKGYNSRFIYGGYGYFDNMNEFFSNNGYQVTDRSALQDSEIHYSNIWGVADEDLFTLSLRELDKDYKNKKPFFAQIMTVSNHRPYTYPEGRINIPSHTGREGAVKYTDYAIGKFIREAKQKPWFSNTLFIIVADHCASSAGKVQLPVDKYHIPMIFYSPGHITPGKFEKLTAQIDIGPTILGYLNFSYNSKFFGQDVFKMKDSDERAFISTYQSLGYIKNNTLVILDPNKKAATYKPDFITGNALAIPANQKLINEAISNYQMASYLYQNGLYGFESEKKP
- a CDS encoding helix-turn-helix domain-containing protein; this translates as MSINIGLLIWKEMKAKSMSREQLAGQISISKHRVDTLLKSTSIDTSLLTRISIALGINFFDYYRKDEDLAQFEIDILVQSDEELNKLKNLIKEKNKLLDLYGETIKSQKKIIDALENFRKH
- a CDS encoding outer membrane beta-barrel family protein, coding for MKTILLNLFLFCSLNAIAQITGTVNDEKKQPLSGAVIRLYQAVKTVKIAVTDNQGRFTYNGTADYMIITYTGFLTDTLKNLRSDMMIQLSPDTNTLKEIIVISRQPIIRQETDRTVISVNEKVRKLADNGLDIVNLAPGITVSDNEDIIQMSGKSEVQVMINDKVVRMTARDLAKMLKAMPSSSIKQVEFLSNPPAKYEVNGNTGIINIKTNGVAKGGGGNVDYSTSQSNHNWTDLSSLLNYDAGKLAISGYGAWHTGGYLTQNTKIRQLYPDMINQQTSSLDKWSDPVFRVTADYVANRNNTFGGIIERESSTNTDSYNTYSQQGANNYQTTSCNLSVRHWNTYNLNYQYSDTLGTELTVDLDRADFYKDGSIALMTTLQPQLNYQTTTGIRISTIKADYTHSWKNTLKIESGLKIAGLQTNNTQNEHLFHYHENIIAVYTSLTQSKRNWGWQLGLRAEQTEAKGETSSITKPDTSYINLLPSAYFTYSPGSKHHFRLSLSRRIKRPDYSDLQPFSYVLDPLNQQTGNPQLRVQCNDQAELTYTLDDRISLISTLSRAADYFNTVYRESGNILVEMPANAGTMTTLNFDLNFPVKISKWWNMLNKLNAGNDHFSGELFQGKLDQGKWRYQFSSSQRISLFSKYQLQLSCRYTSASQNLIYQQQSSANASASISRKLFNDQASVRIGISDIFKTQRQYTSVNFGNLQYTDFGTFESRRVSLSFNWRFGNTKIRQTEERSRGDADEKRRSGS
- a CDS encoding AraC family transcriptional regulator, which codes for MSGFAGWYDTQPYREILFYTPFIHTLFFGPLLYLYLKSLTNVQYRLQKRDWLHFTPGILYIIWALIKVITDKLIVGHYYLENGETDPDFDSWYNWGWSASLIVYLVLSIRYYRQYVVFSWYEFSFADAASFKWLRNFLYAFAVLTILLFSEHLLGLFINLFYIRSWYYFFAFAIITYYMAISAYSAKPIIKLNFEPSLLLTYQPLLIEEPIRTVEDQSWMLGWIASIEVLMDVQKVYLEPELTLTELAKKAGTNASVLSKVINKTYGQNFSDYVNRYLVKEVIRLLKQLEYQNFTLLAVAYDAGFNSKSTFNRAFKKETGMSPKDYPKD
- a CDS encoding outer membrane beta-barrel family protein, producing MTKHCPVFLFLLFTVFVNSGKAMAQDVQLSGTVVGSGQKPLDFVTVSVLKIDSLHQLRQTFSNEKGFFSLTIPRGDYVLLLKQVGREIFKKRMVLSDNTDLGQINVESPIQLNAITVTGQKILIERKVDRLVFNLSNSPASSGISGFEALAMTPLIDTRDENSLKIVGKSQVAMMIDGRLLPLQGEDIVNYLKSLRSDNIEKIEIITAPPSKYDAVGNSGIINIILKKNKNKGLSGTVSNTYSQRKYGSDNINTTLNYQTNKLGITGNLGVNYDKAIPYENFDIKNADNEYLLLQKNDRTDIKHDYVISLNTTYTASSKSKLWVSYDFRPRKSDIEISSSAYYPATSVKNDSSILTNVQRERKIQSHIANINYEVKIGKDSSERKLSLSTNYLNNFKKEPNYFEILNNPQFNFTKTDNDVRYQIWSGQSDLNLPNRVVNVETGVKFTKIENSLYQDLSTSLNTATQSNNFAYDEKIYSAYLTLAKKVSQQLEISSGLRYENSQVDLVLGEKIKKSLGSFFPSFYITYTTKEHGVYSLNYTKRINRPDFQSLNPYKLFTNSNVYSVGNPLLNPSINHNFELSYSKDNFSINAFWQYEKNGYSSIFGLDAAGDNYTAIDNFFNKSSAGLYITYYKSLTPWWQVQATGDFEYQHSHSFIQQYLGQSGTSFYYNIQNNVFLNQKKTFKMNIGFWQNLPRNDINIHWKGASNLSAALNYTTLQKALVINIGVYDILRTNLSRGQMYNDNYIRSFNNYYDARKVVIGMTYNFGNRNIKENRKKGNFEENQRAT